In Natrinema sp. HArc-T2, the genomic window TCGGCAACGTCCGCGCGGAGATGGAGTCAGCCGTCGACGACTACGTGTCGGCCGTCGAAGACGGTGCGTTCCCTGCCGACGAACACAGCCACGAGGAAGGCGACCTCGAGGAGCTCTACTGAGCTCGTCGGACACCAGTCCGTGATCGCCCAACCAAATTATATGTGATAATATAGCATATAGAGTGCTGTCGGTATAGGGGCAGTATTTATATATCCGAACGGTGGAGACGAAACCATACCGCGAGGATCGCACCCATGAACGACTCATCGATGGGAATTACGCCCGAAACGACCACCAAACACACGTCGCAGCTCCAACACATTACTGTCGAACAAGACGACGTAGCAGTCTGTACGATGTTTCCACAGAGCGCTGACGAGAAGACGGCTGCGACGCAGTGGATCACCGCGACCGCCGATTCGTTCGTCTCCCTCGGGGAACGGCGGTAGCCCACGGAGCGGGCCGGAGCGGGCTGGACAGTGTTCCGGACTCCGTCGTCTGTGACGCGACGTGGCGCTTCCCCTGCGACCGTGTGCCGTCGACTAGTCGACGTGTGCGGTCAGAAACTCGTCGACCGTCTCGTTGAACGCTGCCGGCTGTTCGACCATCGCCAGATGTGCCGCGTCGTCGATCTCGGCCAGTTCGCATGCGTTGATCTCGTCAGCGAGAAACTCGTGGAACCACGGCGGTGTCAACTGGTCGTGCTCGCCATACACGGCGAGTGATGGGGTGTCGATCTCGCCGAGCCGATCGCGAACGTCGAACTCGTGGCTCGTCAAGAAATCCCGCTGTGTGACCGTCTGCCCAGTATCGTACATCTGCGCCATCGAGCGCTCGCGCAGTTTCTCGTCGGGATCGTGAAAGAGCCGATCCGGCCCGTGTAGGAACTCGACAGCCCGTTCGAAGTCCGAGTCGAGCCACGTCAGCAGATCCTCGA contains:
- a CDS encoding alpha/beta fold hydrolase encodes the protein METVSHNDRETAYEVVDQGGDGPPICFVHGGGGSHEVWNGQHALADRYPIVTLDLSGHGQSDDVDASAGYTALSAYADDVLAVVDDTDSAVLVGNSLGGAVVLQILLEREFDPAAAVLTGTGARLGVLEDLLTWLDSDFERAVEFLHGPDRLFHDPDEKLRERSMAQMYDTGQTVTQRDFLTSHEFDVRDRLGEIDTPSLAVYGEHDQLTPPWFHEFLADEINACELAEIDDAAHLAMVEQPAAFNETVDEFLTAHVD